The genomic interval ACAGCATAACCTGGGGCTGTTTTTCTATATCCTCCAATACTCTCCCCCACCGCCTTCGCGTTTCATCAAGCCCAATCCTACTAATTCGCGCCGCAACGTCGCTGTATCTTCATGATATTGCGCAAGGATTTCATTGACGCGTTTTTCACTGTAGCGCTTTCCCACATCGAACGCTTTCACCACGTAGCGGAGGATGGCATCGAATTTCTTGCGTTGCGACGGAAACGCCTTCAACGTTCCATCGCGGCGGGAATAATCTTTGATCACTTTTTTATCGTAAGCATCCGCATCCACATCCGCGACGACGGTCGAAAGTTCAGCTTGCGAGAACATGCTCCGCGATCTTGCCTCCAGCGTCTTACGATCCAATTGATACACGGTGTAATAACTTTCAGCGCGCGAGGTGACCAACCCCGCCTCGGCGAGCCGCGCCAAATGATGCGATACGGTGGATGGCTTGAGATTCAACAGCGCGGCAAGTTCCTCCACACTGTATGATTTCTCCGCCAGCAGACCGACGATCTTGAGGCGGTTCGCGTCTGCCAACGCTTTGAAAAATGTGACGAGTTCTTCGCTTGAGTTTGTCATGTTTTTTTACTGCGAAGGCTTGCACTGAGCCTGCCGAAGTGGCACGAAGGTCACTAAGGATGGACGAATGATGAGCGGATCGCCTTCTCATAGGTTTTCCCTTTGTGTTCTTTGTGACCTTTGTGGTTAAAAGCTTTCCTTATGCCTCACGGATCCTTGCATTGAGGTTATAACCGCGCTCGTCAAACGGCTGGAGTTTCTCCAGCCAGATCATCTCCAGGATGGTTAACTCATCTTCCAGATTGAAATTCGGATCATCCCTCCGTTGTACTTCTTCCAATATTTCAAAAGCAAATTTTTCGGCGCCCAGTTCATTCCAATCTTGTTGCAGGACTTTATTGGTATGACTGCCAACCTTCAGCATGAATCGATGCCGGTTGAGCGGTCCTTCCAAATTCAAACTGCTTCCAAGCAAAACTTTTCCATTGACAAGATTTTTCACTTGATACACGCCAGAGGGTTTGACGCGCTCCGCATATTCGCGGTTGAGTTCTCTTCTCGATTTCTTATTGTCCATCTTTAACTCTCCAATATTTCGACCCGTTGCTCTCACGCGCCATGAGACCGTGATCCACAAGATCGCGGCGCAGGGAGGCGACATCCACGTGAAAACGGCGCAGGATGGTGTTCACTTCCTTTTCGGTGTAATTTGCGTCGAAGGCGAAAACATCCACGACAAAGTTCAAAAGGATGACCAACTTTTTCGTTTCCAGCGGAAATTCCTTAATCGTTCCATCCGCATTGAGATACGCCTTCAACACTTTGCGGACATCCTCGGGCTGTTCCTGGTATTGCGGGCGACTATCTTTCAACTGTCCCCGCGCCAAAGACTCGACAGCCTTCTCGTCTAATTCGTACATCCCATCCGTTTCGCGGACAATGCCCGCGCGAACAAGAAAAGACAGATGCTGGAGCACGTCTCGCGCCGGGGCGTGCAATTGTTCGGCGATC from Candidatus Defluviilinea gracilis carries:
- a CDS encoding metalloregulator ArsR/SmtB family transcription factor; this encodes MTNSSEELVTFFKALADANRLKIVGLLAEKSYSVEELAALLNLKPSTVSHHLARLAEAGLVTSRAESYYTVYQLDRKTLEARSRSMFSQAELSTVVADVDADAYDKKVIKDYSRRDGTLKAFPSQRKKFDAILRYVVKAFDVGKRYSEKRVNEILAQYHEDTATLRRELVGLGLMKREGGGGEYWRI
- a CDS encoding GIY-YIG nuclease family protein, with the protein product MDNKKSRRELNREYAERVKPSGVYQVKNLVNGKVLLGSSLNLEGPLNRHRFMLKVGSHTNKVLQQDWNELGAEKFAFEILEEVQRRDDPNFNLEDELTILEMIWLEKLQPFDERGYNLNARIREA
- a CDS encoding DUF2087 domain-containing protein encodes the protein MNAQPEVLDFVKAMASAERLRVIGALAHGPAAQSEIAEQLHAPARDVLQHLSFLVRAGIVRETDGMYELDEKAVESLARGQLKDSRPQYQEQPEDVRKVLKAYLNADGTIKEFPLETKKLVILLNFVVDVFAFDANYTEKEVNTILRRFHVDVASLRRDLVDHGLMARESNGSKYWRVKDGQ